ACAAGTCAAAGGCTGTCCACTCCATCTTGAGACATTGTGCCgaaaaattcaacattCCTTTGGAAAAATTATATGAAACCATTGGGTGGCCTTTAAGCAGAAAGTATGGCCATGCCTATGATGCTTTCAAGATATCTATCACCGATCCTTCTGTCTTTGACAATGTCGATGTGCCTTCAAAGGACGTCTTGGAAGAGTTAAAGTTATACATCTCAAGAAGATTGACGCCTCAGGCCATCAATATTAGAGCTGATGTTGAAGTCTCATGTTTCAGCTACGAAGGTATAGATGCTATAAAGGAAGCCTTAAAAGCTGCTGAAAAGGTTTCAACTTCACAAATGCAAGTCAAGGCCAAATTAGTGGCTGCTCCATTGTATTTCCTTACCGTTCAAGCCTTGGATAAAAATGAAGGTATCAAACTTTTGGAAGCAgctattgaaaaaatcactgaatcaattgaagcTAATGGTGGTAACTGTAAAGTCAGTATGCCTCCAAAGGCTCTTTCAGCCAACGAGGATGCAGAATTAGAACGTATGTTGGAAAGAAGAGAAGCTGAAGACAGAGATTCATCAGATGAGGAAGATGATGCATAATGCATTTTGTATAGTAGATagggaaaaagaaatagaataGGCAAAATTACCACATGAGTTTCATTCTCAATATCTAAACACATTGGttagttaaaaaaaaaaaaaaaaaaaaaaaaaaaagaaacatcAAACAGAACAAAAAAGGGCTGGCTTGTATGTAACTATACATTGTATACTACTCAGAATCAGCATCATCTTTCTTGATGATAAGTCTATTTTCATTTGCTCTCTCGATGACATAGGCTGGTAAATTAGCAACCAACTGAGGTGGAACTCTCAACTCTGTGACTGATTCGGGGATAATTACATTATCAAGGCTTTGTAAATCCTGATTCCCACTCAAATCCAATGTTTTCAAGTGGTTCCCAAACTTGACATTCCTGATTAACCGAAGTTCATTGTAGGCTAGACTAAGGTATCGCAAAGTAGCAGGAAACTCGAAcgattcaattgttttgattCCGTGGTATGATAATTTCAATGTCTTCAAATTTGGCGGTAAAATCACATCCTTTAATGTAGTAATTTGTTTGTCGTTATCATAAAAAAATGGATCCTGCTCAAAATCTAGGACTTCGATAGTAGCAGGGAATGAtacatttttcaaagtCGTGATAAGATTGACCCCTAAATATAGTTCACGCAAGTTGGGAGGGAAAACAACCTTGTTCAAAGTTTTAATGtggttttgatttaaatacaaaatttcaatagtGTTTGGCAATTTTAGTGGGTTTATGCTATTAATCCCGTTCCCACTTAATATTAAATGCTTCAAACGTTGGGGTAGTTTTAAACCTCTTGTAGTTGTCATTGACGACTGCAAGTTCAACACCTCTAGCAGCTCTGGAAATTTGACACCAGCCATAGATTCATTGGGAATATTGGAAATGTCCAATAGCTGTAGTGACTCGGGAAACTTGACTCCTCTCAAGCTCTCGATCGGATTAAAGCAGAGGCTGAGTGTCTCTAGGCCGCTCGGAAAATTAACATCTCTTAAAGATTCAATTCGGTTTTGGGAAGCATCGAGATCCTTTAAAGAAGGTGGGAACTTCACATAGTCTAGgaaatatattttgttttcagGAATCTCCAAACTTTTCAAGGTGGGTGGGAAAACgatatcatcaattgagGGCATTGCTCCTTGTCCAGCAGACAACTGTTCAAGCTTTGGCGGCATCTTGAATCCAGCTAAAGTCTCCAAGGCGTAGCCACCTCCAATATTCAAGATCTTCAAAGAATCCGGTAATTTCACCCCGGGCAAAAATCGAATGCTGCTTTCTCCATAATCTAGAATTTCGAGATTTTCCCAAAACTGAATGTCCAGCTGGATCTCTTTTCCAAGTTTAACTAAGTCCTCTTTCTCCGTGATATATACGGTGTCCATATCGTACTTGTTGATTACTGAACAATGGACTACTTTGCTTGCTCCGGCATCACGAAGCACCTCCAAAAAATCTGTGTACTTTTTTACTTCGGATTTGGTGTATTCCTTCCATTTTTTACCAGGTTCAAAATGAATATGATAAGAAAGATCtccaatatcatcaatcattttttgattgtttttcaagaaattgataaacttTTGCAAATTAGCTTTGAATTGGTCATTGTACTCAATGCACATGTGTAAATGTTGAAACTTGACTGATGTTATGGTGGTCTCTTTAAGGAATTTGTCAATAGTTTCTATCTCAATTACAGTTATAAAGTTATTCTCCAATTCTCTAAGCTCTTTTAGGAGCATTATGGTATGATAGTACTTTGGCTTGTCATACAACAACACTAACCTGTTGATTGCTGGTGTGGTGGATTCAGTTGACATTATTGCTATTCTTTTCCacaaaaatagaaaaaaagaaagaaagaaatgcAGCAAAGAtagtttattaatttatataatctCTGGTAGTTTGAGAA
This is a stretch of genomic DNA from Candida dubliniensis CD36 chromosome 1, complete sequence. It encodes these proteins:
- a CDS encoding eIF-2-alpha, putative (Similar to C. albicans SUI2;~Similar to S. cerevisiae SUI2;~Similar to S. pombe TIF211); this translates as MSTTNCRFYENKYPEVDEVVMVNVQEIAEMGAYVKLLEYDNIEGMVLLSELSRRRIRSIQKLIRVGKNEVAVVLRVDKEKGYIDLSKKVVSAEDIVKCDERYNKSKAVHSILRHCAEKFNIPLEKLYETIGWPLSRKYGHAYDAFKISITDPSVFDNVDVPSKDVLEELKLYISRRLTPQAINIRADVEVSCFSYEGIDAIKEALKAAEKVSTSQMQVKAKLVAAPLYFLTVQALDKNEGIKLLEAAIEKITESIEANGGNCKVSMPPKALSANEDAELERMLERREAEDRDSSDEEDDA
- a CDS encoding uncharacterized protein (leucine-rich-repeat (LRRP) protein, putative) — its product is MSTESTTPAINRLVLLYDKPKYYHTIMLLKELRELENNFITVIEIETIDKFLKETTITSVKFQHLHMCIEYNDQFKANLQKFINFLKNNQKMIDDIGDLSYHIHFEPGKKWKEYTKSEVKKYTDFLEVLRDAGASKVVHCSVINKYDMDTVYITEKEDLVKLGKEIQSDIQFWENLEILDYGESSIRFLPGVKLPDSLKILNIGGGYALETLAGFKMPPKLEQLSAGQGAMPSIDDIVFPPTLKSLEIPENKIYFLDYVKFPPSLKDLDASQNRIESLRDVNFPSGLETLSLCFNPIESLRGVKFPESLQLLDISNIPNESMAGVKFPESLEVLNLQSSMTTTRGLKLPQRLKHLILSGNGINSINPLKLPNTIEILYLNQNHIKTLNKVVFPPNLRELYLGVNLITTLKNVSFPATIEVLDFEQDPFFYDNDKQITTLKDVILPPNLKTLKLSYHGIKTIESFEFPATLRYLSLAYNELRLIRNVKFGNHLKTLDLSGNQDLQSLDNVIIPESVTELRVPPQLVANLPAYVIERANENRLIIKKDDADSE